A single genomic interval of Cucumis sativus cultivar 9930 chromosome 7, Cucumber_9930_V3, whole genome shotgun sequence harbors:
- the LOC116405236 gene encoding uncharacterized protein LOC116405236 has translation MLIPPAPVVPPVPAAPPAPAAPPAQGLAAQQPQTLPNQLSAEAKHLRDFRKYDPQTFDGSLEDPTKAELWLSSVETIFNYMRCPEEHRVQCAAFLLRDRGIIWWRTTMRMLGGDVRQITWDQFKDCFYTKFFSANLRDAKSQEFLELKQGHMTVEEYDQEFDMLSRFAPELVGNEQARADRFVKGLRDEIRGFVRALKPTTQAEALRLAVDMSIGKDEIRARSFDKGSSSGQKRKAEQRTVGIPQRNLRLGDPFCSFQQSSGGAGDTTREKPLCNTCGKHHLGRCLMGTRVCYKCKQEGHMADRCPLRSTGAGQSSQGAKPPQRGTIFATNRS, from the exons ATGTTGA TTCCACCTGCACCTGTGGTTCCCCCTGTACCAGCAGCTCCACCTGCACCAGCAGCCCCTCCTGCGCAAGGATTGGCTGCACAACAGCCGCAGACATTACCGAACCAACTTTCTGCTGAGGCGAAACATTTGAGGGACTTTAGGAAATATGACCCTCAGACGTTTGATGGGTCACTGGAGGATCCTACTAAAGCTGAGTTGTGGTTGTCCTCTGTGGaaaccatatttaattacatgagATGTCCAGAGGAGCATAGAGTTCAGTGTGCTGCTTTTCTTCTGAGGGACAGAGGTATTATCTGGTGGAGAACTACGATGCGTATGCTAGGTGGAGATGTGAGACAGATTACCTGGGATCAGTTTAAAGACTGCTTCTATACCAAGTTTTTCTCGGCTAACCTTAGAGACGCCAAAAGCCAGGAATTCTTGGAATTGAAGCAAGGACATATGACAGTCGAGGAGTACGACCAGGAGTTTGATATGCTGTCGCGTTTTGCCCCTGAACTTGTTGGTAATGAGCAGGCTAGAGCTGATAGGTTCGTCAAAGGATTGAGAGATGAGATTAGAGGCTTTGTGCGAGCACTAAAGCCCACTACCCAGGCTGAAGCGCTGCGCCTGGCAGTGGATATGAGCATTGGGAAGGATGAAATTCGGGCAAGGAGTTTTGATAAGGGATCGTCGTCTGGTCAAAAGAGGAAAGCAGAGCAGAGAACTGTGGGAATTCCTCAGAGGAACTTGAGATTAGGCGATCCTTTTTGCAGTTTCCAGCAGAGTTCTGGCGGGGCAGGAGACACTACTCGAGAGAAGCCACTATGCAATACGTGTGGGAAACACCACCTGGGTCGTTGTTTGATGGGAACGAGAGTCTGTTATAAGTGCAAGCAAGAGGGACACATGGCTGATCGATGTCCCTTGAGATCTACTGGGGCTGGACAGAGCAGTCAGGGAGCGAAACCTCCACAGCGGGGTACAATCTTTGCCACTAATAGATCATAA
- the LOC116404971 gene encoding uncharacterized protein LOC116404971 — MLLNYLITVYLNQDAVHDSNGPVSFAEIENNTTASIVELSNTLGNLDETHCSCSKHSAKRVWEASLSSLKSKKVKGVNLDHFHSHSNKNLDPESDVYDTCSQGCSLANSKHEILSSIYPKNPTNQCTQNFCQEFGSVNVASEDLNSEENTLGKPFKIMLMNIADETKKTQLMKSLDCLLQLVKGKLPGRQIC, encoded by the coding sequence ATGTTGCTTAATTATCTCATAACGGTTTATTTAAACCAGGATGCAGTGCATGATAGCAACGGTCCGGTTTCTTTTGCAGAAATAGAGAACAACACGACAGCTAGTATTGTAGAATTATCCAATACTCTTGGTAATTTGGATGAGACACATTGTTCTTGCTCTAAACATAGCGCAAAGAGAGTTTGGGAAGCATCACTTTCTTCCTTGAAgtcaaagaaagtaaaaggagTCAATCTGGACCATTTTCATTCTCACTCTAACAAAAATCTTGATCCTGAAAGTGATGTATACGATACCTGCTCTCAAGGATGCTCTTTAGCCAATTCAAAGCATGAGATTTTATCAAgtatttatcctaaaaatccaacCAATCAGTGTACACAAAATTTCTGTCAAGAATTTGGAAGTGTAAATGTGGCATCAGAGGACCTCAATTCTGAAGAGAACACATTAGgaaaaccatttaaaattatgctgATGAACATTGCAGACGAAACTAAGAAAACTCAGCTCATGAAG